The Arcobacter roscoffensis genome segment TCTCATCTTTTAAAAGTGCCACAAACATATCTTCTACATTTGCTTTTTGTTTCCCACTTGTTTGAGTATGTGCTACCATATACTCAATTGTTGATGTTAAAGATACAGTCTCAATTGGCTCATCTTCAATACCCTCTGGTAAAACAGGTGTATTTTCATCTATATACTTTTTAGTATCATCAAATAGTTTATTTGAGTCAACACCTAAGTCAATAAATAGATTTTCAATAGTCTCATCATGTAGTAACATTAAAAAAATATGTTCACTTGTTAAATATTCATGTTTACTACTTTTTGCATAGCTTACTGCTTGTGCAAAAATGTTTCTTAATTCATTACTTATCATTTTTCTACTCTTCTTCCATAACAGCTTTTAAAGGAAAGCCCTTTTCTCTTGCCATTGTTTTTACTTGTGCAACTTTTGTTGCAGCAATTTCATGAGTATAAACTCCACAAACTTCCTTACCTTTATTATGTATATTTATCATAATACTTGATGCTTCATCAACAGACTTTCTAAAAACCTTTACTAATACATCTATAACAAAGTCCATTGTTGAGTAATCATCATTTAAAAGTAAGACCTTAAACTTTTTTGGTTCTTCTAAATCTAATTCATCATCTAATTCTATTTCTATTTCGTTACTCACTTCAAACCTTTTCTGTGATAAAATATAATTTATTTTAAAATACATAAATTATACCAAAAAGAAAATTATATGCTAAAACAAAAAGATTATTATAAAAACAAAACAATATTTGTAACTGCTACAAATACAGATGTAGGAAAAACCTATGCAAGTGAAAAACTTTTAAGACACTTTGCAAAGTTAGGTTTAAAAGTAGGATATTTCAAACCCTGTGAAACAGGAGTAGTTGACTCTCCACTTGATGGAACTAAAATGTTAAATTTAGTAAAACAGTTAAATAAAGACTTTGAAGTAACTATAAATGATATAGTTCCCTATCAATTTAAACTACCAGCTGCTCCTTATGTGTCAAAAGGAAATACTACTATAGATATAGAGTTTTTAAAACAAAAACAAAAACAGCTTCAAGAAATGTGTGATGTTCTAATCATAGAAGGAGCAGGAGGACTTATGGTTCCCATTGAAAAAGATATTTTTATTATTGATTTAATAAAAGAGTTTCAAGCTCAAGCTTTTTTAATAACTCCATCAAAGCTAGGATGTATAAATGATACCCTACTTTCAATTCAAGCTTTAGAAGCTAAAAACATTGATTTTGAGTTCTTTATAAATTTATATGAAGATAAAGATAGTTTTGATGAAGTTTCACTTCCATTTTTAAAAGAGTATTTTAGTGAAATAAACTATCTAAATGACCTTTAGATTTTTTATTTAAAATTATGAGAAAAACTGATTTTTTTACAAAAAATTTCAAAATTTGTAAAATTTTAGTTTTTTTCAAACTTTTATTTATAGTTAAAACCTAGCCTTTTCATACACTTTTTATACATTTTTAGCACCTTGAAGTACCATAAATACCTACTTTTATTATAATTCTAAATCTAATCTTAAATAAAATTGCTATTTTAAATAATATGAAAACAATTCATTTTAAATGCTGTATAACTTTCTCGTTCGTTTTTAATAAGCTATAATCAGTGAGCTTAAAAACAAGAAGCAAATACAAAAGCACAAAACAATATAGAAAGGTAAAGCAAGATGACTTCTGCAATAGATTTATCTAAATTAACGGCAAATGATGACTTAACACCAGTTCTTGGTGGACACTGGCCAGGTATTCAAATATACTACCCGCCAATTAAGTTTAATCCATTAGACGGAACATACGAGAGTATGGAGCAAGCAAAGCTTAGATTACAAAAACATGCTTATAAAACAAAAGCACATACTGTACTTTTTGACTTAGAAGATGGTTGTAGACAAAAAGCTATGTCAAGAGAGTTATTAATTCAAGAACTTCCAAAGTTCCCAGAGAGAAACTTTCAAATAGCAATCAGAATCAACCCATTTAGAACAGATGAGTATGAAGAAGATTTAAAGATGTTAAAACAAATCCACAAATATGTTGATGTAATCGTTTTAGCTAAAGCTGGAGAAGTTTATGGTTCAGCTGAAATTAGAGACTTATCTTCTTGGTTAGTATCTATTGGAAGTAACTTAACAATTCAACCAATTATTGAGCACCCTAAATCACTTCAAATTGCTGATAGATTAATGGAGCACTCAACAGTTAAACACGTTGTATTTGGTATTCATGACTTCTCAAAAGCAATGGCATATAAAATTACTCCTACTGGATGGATTAATGAATTAGAGACTTTCTTTAATATGTTAACTATGGAAGCAAGAGTAAAAGGTACAGGTGTAATTGGTGGAGTTGAAGTAATGTTAACACCACACTCTTTACCTGACAATTGTTTAGAGAAAAAAGATATTAGAAGATGGTTAGATTTACATGGTGATGAGGCTTCAAGACAAGTTTATGCTCATGCTAAAAAAGAGTGCGCAATGGGTCTTACAGGTAAGCAAGTAATTACTCCTAATCATATTAATGTATGTAAAGTTGCATTTACACCATCTCCAAAAGAGATTGCTAAAGATGTATCTATCTTAAAAGCTGCTATTGAAGCAGATGCACTATTATCTGGTGCAATTAGATATGAAGGTGAGATGTTAGATCCACCAATGTTTGGTAAGTCATTACAAAACTTATTAAGAGCATATGCATTAAGAGCATTACCAAAAGAAGATGAGTTATTTGCATTAACTGTATTAAACAGAATGCCAATTCATACATTTAAAGAAAACTGGCCATATGGTCAAATCTAATAAGGAGTTATAATATGAGTTCAAATATCAAAATTGAAATACCTGAATTTTTAAATATCGGTGTTGCTTGTACATCTGCTCATGTAGGTACAGCAAAAGAAAACAGCACTGCTATGATTATCGAAGATGATAAGTTAGGTACTGATGAAATTTCATATAAAGATTTAGCACAAAAATCTGACCAAATTTGTAACTTCTTACAAGGTTTAGGTTTTGAAGCTAGAGATAGAGTATTAGTTTGTTTAAAGAACTCACTTGCATACCCTATTTCTTTCTTTGGTGCTATTAAAGCGGGAATTATTGCAGTTCCAACTTCAACGCTTTTATCAGGTTCTGAAGTAAAATATCTTGCAGAAGATTCACAAGCAAGAGCTATTGTATTAAGTGCTACTATGTATGAAAATTTAACTCCATACTTAGAAAACTTAGATAACCTAAAAACAATTATTGTTGCAGGTATTGATAGTGTTGATGAATTAAAAGTACCAAAAGGAATGAATGTTTACGCTTTAACTGAAATTTTAGAGCAAACAGATACAACTCCTAATCACTATAAGTCAAAATCTGGTGAACCAGCATACTTAGTATATACATCAGGTACAACTGGTTATCCAAAGGGTGTTTTACACTCTCATAGATCACTTGTAGGTAGAACTCCTGCAACTGAGTTTTGGTTTGACTTTAAAGAGAATGATAGAATCATGCACTCTGGTAAATTCAACTGGACTTATGTTTTAGGTTCAGCATTAATGGATCCATTATTCAATGGTCATACTGTTATTGCTTATGAAGGTGCAAATGAAGCTGGAACATGGGTTGAATTAATTAAAAAACATAAATGTACTATCTTTATTGGAGTACCTACAATCTATAGACAAATTATTCAAAAGACTGATTTCACAGCTGAAGATTGTCCATCATTAAGATATTGTATGTCTGCTGGTGAACACTTATCTGATGAGATGATTGGTCTTTGGAGAGAAAGATTTAAGCAAGATATTTTTGAAGCTATTGGTATGTCTGAGTGTTCATACTATATTTCACACTCTAAAAACAACCCAATTAGACCTGGTTCTGCTGGATTCGTTCAACCTGGACACACTGTAAAACTACTTGATCCTGATACTTTAGAAGAAGTAGAAGATGGAACTGAAGGTATGATTTGTATTGGTGAAGATGATCCAGGATTATTCTTAGAGTACTGGCAACTAGAAGAAGAGACTAGAAAAGCTAGACATAATGGATGGTTCTTTACTGGTGATTATGCTAAGAAAGATGAAGATGGATATATCTGGTTCATTGGTAGAAAAGATGATATTATCAATACTATGGGATTCAGAGTATCTCCACATGAGATTGAAAGAGTTGTAAAAACTAATAACGATGTAGCTGATTGTGTTGCATTTGGTTTAGATATTGCTAAAGATAAAACACTTGTTGCAATTGCAGTAATTGGACATGAAACTTTATCAGAAGAAAAAGAAGCTGAAATTTTAAAATTTGCTCAAGATAATCTAGCTAAATATAAAGCACCTAAGTTTATTTTTGGATTAAGTGATTACCCAAGAACTAAAAATGGTAAGGTTTTAAGAAAGCAATTAGTTAAAAACTTACATGATCAGTATCATGCAAAAGAGACTGGTGAAGAAGTTGTTGAGTACAAAGCTAGAAGATCTATGTTATTTGTACCATCATATAATAAACACAATGTTGAAAAAGCAAAATCTGTATTAGCAGATACTGTAATTTTTGATCTTGAAGCTATCTTACCAGAACAAAGAGAAGCAGGTAGACAAACAATTAGTACTGTTTACAAAGAGCAAGGTTGCAAGTTTGGTGAATCTGAGAGAGTTCTTAGAATCAACAACTTAGGAAGCGAAGATATTGCAAAAGATTTAGAATTAGCAAAAGAAATTGAATTAGATGCTTTATTATTCTCAAAAATTGAAACAGCAGAGCAAGTAAACGAAGCTGTTAAATTAATTGAAGAAGTAAATCCTAATTTAACACTTATGATTATGATTGAAACACCTTTAGCTGTATTAAATATCCAAGAGATTTGCGCAGCAAGTCCTAAGGTTGCAGTTGTAGTTGCAGGTTCAAATAAATTAGCTAATAGACTTCAAATTGATATCAAAAAAGGTTCTAAGGCGATGTTTAACTACCTATCGCAAATTGCACTTGCTGCAAAAGCATATGGTAAGATTGTTATTGATGGACCACACTTTGATGTTCATGATGAGTTTGCTTGTGAAGATTCAACAAAAGATGCCTTTAACTTAGGATTTGATGGTAAGTCTTTAATCCACCCAATCCAAATTGAATACATCAATGATATCTTTACTCCAAAACAAAAAGAAGTTGAAGATTATGAAACAATGATTGCTTCATATGAAGAAGCTAAAAAAGATGGTAAAGAAGTAATTATGCACAACAATAAACTTGTTGATGGTCCAAGAATTAAATGGGCTAGAAAAATGATTGCTTTATATGAAACATACAAATCATTAGGTCAAAACCTATTTGGTAAATAAGGAGATATAAGTGTCTAAAATTAACGTTGGAAACTTTTTCGAAGATTTTTCAATCGGTCAAAAAATAATACACCCACTTCCAAGAACAGTAAGTGAAGGTGATGTATCTTTATACATCGCTTTTACTGGTTCTAGATTTGCTTTACACTCTTCTGATGTAGTAGCAAATGAAATGGGATATGAAAAAAGACCTATTGATGATACACTAAACTTTCACTTAACTTTTGGTAAGTCAGTGCAAGATATTTCATTAAATGCAATTGCTAACTTAGGTTATGCAGAGATTTCTTTCCCAAATCCAGTTTATATTGGAGATACTGTTTCAATGACTTCAACAGTTATTGGATTAAAAGAAAACTCAAATGGAAAATCTGGAGTTGTTTATGTTCACTCTATTGGTGTAAACCAAAATGGAGCTGAAGTATTAAACTTCAAAAGATGGGTAATGGTTCATAAGAAAGATAAGGAGACTTTAACTGGTATTAAAGAAATCCCTACTTTTGCTGAATCTACTCCAATCTTAGATGAGATTAACCTGCCAGAAATCAAGTGCGTAGACACTGATGCTACTGGTGGAAAATTCTTCTTTGAAGATTATGAAAAAGGTGAAAGATTAAATCACCCAGAAGGTATTACAATTGATAATAGTGACCATACTTTAGCAACTAAGTTATACCAAAACAATGCAAAAGTACACTTCAATGACCATATGATGAAATCTACTCCAATGGGAGAAAGATTAATGTATGGCGGAATTGTAATTTCAATGGCAAGAGCTATTTCATTTAATGGTTTACAAAACGCTCAATGGATGTATGCTATTAACTCTGGAGCTCATGCAAACCCAACTTACGCTGGTGATACTATCTATGCTTACACAGAAGTTTTAGATACTATTGATCATAAAAGAGATGATATTGGATTATTAAGATTAAGAACGATTGCTGTTAAAAATCAGAAATCTTCTGAAATTGAAAATCCAAAAGGTGAAGATGGTAAGTACTTAAAAAATGTAGTACTTGATTTAGATTACACTGTAATCATCCCAAAGAAAAAAACAAAAAAATAAATTTAATTTAAAAAAAGGAAGGAAATTATAATGACACACCCAAACGAAGCACTATTTGAATCTGGTAAATCTTTACCAATTATCCCAACTTGTGAGCACTTTGCAGGTAGCGAGAAACTTATTTTAAAAGGTTTCGAAATGCAAAAGAAACTTGGACCTGTTTTTGATATCACTTGTGATTGTGAAGATGGAGCAGAAACTGGTAAAGAAGTTGAGCATGCTGAAATGATCGTTAGAGTTGTTAACTCTGATGCTAACCCATATGCAATGGCAGGAACTAGAATTCACGATGCTGCACACCCAGATTGGAGACAAGATGTTGATATTTTAGTTCCTGGTGCTGGTGAAAAATTAGCATATATTACATTACCTAAATCAACTTCTTATGAAGATGCTAAAATGCAAATTGAGTATATTCAAGAAGTAGCTGCTAAAGCTGGTATTAAAAGAGAGATTCCAATTCATATCTTAATTGAAACTCATGGAGCATTACAAGATGTAGAAAAAACTGCTACATTACCATGGTTACAAGTATTAGACTTCGGTTTAATGGACTTTGTATCTGGATACCAAGGAGCAATTCCTGCGATTAACATGAGAAGCCCAGGTCAATTTGATCACAGATTAATTGGAGCTGCAAAAGCTAAAGTTGCACAAGCTGCAATCCAAAACCATGTTATTCCAGCACACAACGTAACACTTGATCTTAAAAATCCATACCAAACTTTCAAAGATGCTGAGAGAGCTAGAAACGAGTTCGGATTCATGAGAATGTGGTCAATTTACCCAACACAAGTTCAAGCAATCGTTGATGCTATGAAACCAGACTTCACTGAATTAGAAGCTGCACAAAACATCTTATTAAAAGCGCAAGATGCTGAGTGGGGACCAATCCAGTATGATGGTGAGTTACACGATAGAGCAACTTACAGATACTTCTGGGAATTAGTACAAAGAGCTCATTTCTCTGGTGCTAAATTAATGGACGAAGTTAATACAAGATTCTTCGCTTAATAACTTACAAATAATCTAAGGCTTTTGCCTTAGATTAACTTCTTATATATTACTTAATTTTTTTTCTTATAAAACAAACCCTTTTTTTACTTAATAATCTTTAGTTAAAATATCAATTATTTATATAGCTGTTAAGAGTTAACACTTTTTGAAAATAAAATTGTTAAGATTTTATGAAAAAAGATTTTTTTCATAATTACATAGGTATAATAATTACAATTTCTAAAGAAAAGGGAACAAATGAGCGTTATTACAGAACAAGATATTATTGATAGTGTTGCAGGAGCATGTCAATATATTTCATATTATCACCCAACTGATTTCGTAGAGGGAATGGTTGAGGCTTATGAAAAAGAACAATCTGAATCAGCAAAAAATGCTATCGGACA includes the following:
- a CDS encoding HpcH/HpaI aldolase/citrate lyase family protein, whose amino-acid sequence is MTHPNEALFESGKSLPIIPTCEHFAGSEKLILKGFEMQKKLGPVFDITCDCEDGAETGKEVEHAEMIVRVVNSDANPYAMAGTRIHDAAHPDWRQDVDILVPGAGEKLAYITLPKSTSYEDAKMQIEYIQEVAAKAGIKREIPIHILIETHGALQDVEKTATLPWLQVLDFGLMDFVSGYQGAIPAINMRSPGQFDHRLIGAAKAKVAQAAIQNHVIPAHNVTLDLKNPYQTFKDAERARNEFGFMRMWSIYPTQVQAIVDAMKPDFTELEAAQNILLKAQDAEWGPIQYDGELHDRATYRYFWELVQRAHFSGAKLMDEVNTRFFA
- the bioD gene encoding dethiobiotin synthase, encoding MLKQKDYYKNKTIFVTATNTDVGKTYASEKLLRHFAKLGLKVGYFKPCETGVVDSPLDGTKMLNLVKQLNKDFEVTINDIVPYQFKLPAAPYVSKGNTTIDIEFLKQKQKQLQEMCDVLIIEGAGGLMVPIEKDIFIIDLIKEFQAQAFLITPSKLGCINDTLLSIQALEAKNIDFEFFINLYEDKDSFDEVSLPFLKEYFSEINYLNDL
- a CDS encoding aldolase/citrate lyase family protein codes for the protein MSSNIKIEIPEFLNIGVACTSAHVGTAKENSTAMIIEDDKLGTDEISYKDLAQKSDQICNFLQGLGFEARDRVLVCLKNSLAYPISFFGAIKAGIIAVPTSTLLSGSEVKYLAEDSQARAIVLSATMYENLTPYLENLDNLKTIIVAGIDSVDELKVPKGMNVYALTEILEQTDTTPNHYKSKSGEPAYLVYTSGTTGYPKGVLHSHRSLVGRTPATEFWFDFKENDRIMHSGKFNWTYVLGSALMDPLFNGHTVIAYEGANEAGTWVELIKKHKCTIFIGVPTIYRQIIQKTDFTAEDCPSLRYCMSAGEHLSDEMIGLWRERFKQDIFEAIGMSECSYYISHSKNNPIRPGSAGFVQPGHTVKLLDPDTLEEVEDGTEGMICIGEDDPGLFLEYWQLEEETRKARHNGWFFTGDYAKKDEDGYIWFIGRKDDIINTMGFRVSPHEIERVVKTNNDVADCVAFGLDIAKDKTLVAIAVIGHETLSEEKEAEILKFAQDNLAKYKAPKFIFGLSDYPRTKNGKVLRKQLVKNLHDQYHAKETGEEVVEYKARRSMLFVPSYNKHNVEKAKSVLADTVIFDLEAILPEQREAGRQTISTVYKEQGCKFGESERVLRINNLGSEDIAKDLELAKEIELDALLFSKIETAEQVNEAVKLIEEVNPNLTLMIMIETPLAVLNIQEICAASPKVAVVVAGSNKLANRLQIDIKKGSKAMFNYLSQIALAAKAYGKIVIDGPHFDVHDEFACEDSTKDAFNLGFDGKSLIHPIQIEYINDIFTPKQKEVEDYETMIASYEEAKKDGKEVIMHNNKLVDGPRIKWARKMIALYETYKSLGQNLFGK
- a CDS encoding MaoC family dehydratase → MSKINVGNFFEDFSIGQKIIHPLPRTVSEGDVSLYIAFTGSRFALHSSDVVANEMGYEKRPIDDTLNFHLTFGKSVQDISLNAIANLGYAEISFPNPVYIGDTVSMTSTVIGLKENSNGKSGVVYVHSIGVNQNGAEVLNFKRWVMVHKKDKETLTGIKEIPTFAESTPILDEINLPEIKCVDTDATGGKFFFEDYEKGERLNHPEGITIDNSDHTLATKLYQNNAKVHFNDHMMKSTPMGERLMYGGIVISMARAISFNGLQNAQWMYAINSGAHANPTYAGDTIYAYTEVLDTIDHKRDDIGLLRLRTIAVKNQKSSEIENPKGEDGKYLKNVVLDLDYTVIIPKKKTKK
- a CDS encoding ATP-dependent Clp protease adaptor ClpS yields the protein MSNEIEIELDDELDLEEPKKFKVLLLNDDYSTMDFVIDVLVKVFRKSVDEASSIMINIHNKGKEVCGVYTHEIAATKVAQVKTMAREKGFPLKAVMEEE
- a CDS encoding HpcH/HpaI aldolase/citrate lyase family protein, with amino-acid sequence MTSAIDLSKLTANDDLTPVLGGHWPGIQIYYPPIKFNPLDGTYESMEQAKLRLQKHAYKTKAHTVLFDLEDGCRQKAMSRELLIQELPKFPERNFQIAIRINPFRTDEYEEDLKMLKQIHKYVDVIVLAKAGEVYGSAEIRDLSSWLVSIGSNLTIQPIIEHPKSLQIADRLMEHSTVKHVVFGIHDFSKAMAYKITPTGWINELETFFNMLTMEARVKGTGVIGGVEVMLTPHSLPDNCLEKKDIRRWLDLHGDEASRQVYAHAKKECAMGLTGKQVITPNHINVCKVAFTPSPKEIAKDVSILKAAIEADALLSGAIRYEGEMLDPPMFGKSLQNLLRAYALRALPKEDELFALTVLNRMPIHTFKENWPYGQI